A stretch of the Amycolatopsis sp. BJA-103 genome encodes the following:
- a CDS encoding GMC oxidoreductase, protein MTASNTTTEDDFDYDVIVVGSGFGGSVAALRLTEKGYRVAVIEAGRRFADDEFAKTSWDLRRYVWAPQVGCFGIQRIHMLKDVMVLAGAGVGGGSLVYANTLYRPLKPFYVDPQWSHITDWESELGPHYDQASRMLGVVTNPSVTPSDVVMKGVAEDMGVAGSYHPTPVGVYFGKPGERAEDPYFGGAGPARTGCTECGACMTGCRVGAKNTLVKNYLYLAEKDGAKVIPLTTVSAISPLNAGGYEVSIKKTGTTSRKFRHKLTAAQVVLAAGTWGTQNLLHGMRDTAKLPKLSPRLGELTRTNSEAIIGAARTSVDEERNFSRGVAITSSIHPDDNTHIEPVRYGKGSNAMSLLQTIATEGDSAVPRWRQAVNFMVKHPVQTVRLLNGYRWSERTVILLVMQSLDNSITTYTKRGLFGRRKYTSKQGHGEPNPSFIPAGHEANLRTAERIGGMAGGTWGEIFDIPLTAHFIGGAPIGTAADNGVIDPYHRVFNYPGLSIVDGSAITANLGVNPSLTITAQAERAFSLWPNKGETDNRPSQELPYARLEPIAPKNPSVPADAPAALRR, encoded by the coding sequence GTGACTGCCAGTAACACCACCACTGAAGACGACTTCGACTACGACGTGATCGTCGTCGGCTCCGGGTTCGGCGGCAGTGTCGCTGCCCTCCGCCTGACCGAAAAGGGCTACCGCGTAGCCGTCATCGAGGCGGGCCGCCGCTTCGCCGACGACGAGTTCGCGAAGACGTCCTGGGACCTTCGCCGCTACGTCTGGGCGCCCCAGGTCGGCTGCTTCGGCATCCAGCGCATCCACATGCTCAAGGACGTCATGGTGCTCGCAGGCGCGGGCGTCGGCGGCGGCTCGCTGGTCTACGCGAACACGCTGTACCGCCCGCTGAAGCCGTTCTACGTCGACCCGCAGTGGTCCCACATCACCGACTGGGAGTCCGAGCTCGGTCCGCACTACGACCAGGCCAGCCGCATGCTGGGCGTCGTCACCAATCCCAGCGTCACGCCGTCGGACGTCGTGATGAAGGGCGTCGCCGAGGACATGGGCGTCGCCGGTTCGTACCACCCGACGCCCGTCGGCGTGTACTTCGGCAAGCCGGGGGAGCGAGCCGAGGACCCGTACTTCGGCGGCGCGGGCCCCGCGCGCACCGGCTGCACCGAGTGCGGCGCCTGTATGACCGGCTGCCGCGTCGGCGCCAAGAACACCCTGGTCAAGAACTACCTCTACCTCGCGGAGAAGGACGGCGCGAAGGTCATCCCGCTCACCACGGTGAGCGCGATTAGCCCGCTAAACGCAGGTGGGTACGAGGTGAGCATCAAGAAGACCGGGACGACCTCGCGCAAGTTCCGCCACAAGCTCACCGCCGCGCAGGTGGTGCTCGCCGCCGGCACGTGGGGGACGCAGAACCTGCTCCACGGCATGCGTGACACCGCCAAGCTGCCGAAGCTCTCACCGCGCCTCGGCGAGCTGACCCGCACCAACTCCGAGGCCATCATCGGCGCCGCCCGCACCTCGGTCGACGAGGAGCGGAACTTCAGCCGCGGTGTCGCGATCACGTCGTCGATCCACCCCGACGACAACACGCACATCGAGCCGGTCCGCTACGGCAAGGGCAGCAACGCGATGAGCCTGCTCCAGACCATCGCCACCGAAGGCGATTCGGCGGTCCCGCGCTGGCGCCAGGCCGTCAACTTCATGGTCAAGCACCCGGTCCAGACGGTCCGCCTGCTCAACGGCTACCGCTGGAGCGAGCGCACGGTGATCCTGCTGGTGATGCAGAGCCTCGACAACTCCATCACCACCTACACCAAGCGCGGTCTCTTCGGCCGCCGCAAGTACACGTCCAAGCAGGGCCACGGCGAGCCGAACCCCAGCTTCATCCCCGCCGGGCACGAGGCCAACCTTCGCACCGCCGAACGGATCGGCGGGATGGCGGGCGGCACCTGGGGCGAGATCTTCGACATCCCGCTGACGGCGCACTTCATCGGCGGTGCGCCGATCGGCACGGCGGCCGACAACGGCGTGATCGACCCGTACCACCGGGTCTTCAACTATCCCGGTCTGTCCATTGTGGATGGATCGGCGATCACCGCCAACCTCGGCGTCAACCCTTCGCTGACCATCACCGCACAGGCCGAGCGCGCGTTCTCGCTGTGGCCCAACAAGGGCGAAACGGACAATCGGCCGTCGCAGGAGCTGCCGTACGCGCGTCTGGAGCCGATCGCGCCCAAGAACCCGTCAGTTCCGGCCGACGCACCGGCGGCCCTTCGGCGCTAA
- a CDS encoding DUF5319 domain-containing protein yields MPQDALPPDPFADDPDDPARAFIDDADRLDEPISDEERTELLADLSDLAVYQALLEPRGVRGIVVDCGECDEPHYHDWHLLRASLEQLLADGRMRPHEPAFDPNPGDYVSWDYCRGFADGVTANESAY; encoded by the coding sequence GTGCCGCAAGATGCGTTGCCCCCAGACCCGTTCGCGGATGACCCGGACGACCCGGCCCGCGCGTTCATCGACGACGCCGACCGGCTCGACGAGCCGATCAGCGACGAAGAGCGCACCGAGTTGCTGGCCGACCTCTCCGATCTCGCCGTCTACCAGGCGCTTCTCGAACCGCGCGGGGTACGCGGGATCGTGGTCGACTGCGGTGAATGCGACGAACCCCACTATCACGACTGGCATCTGCTGCGCGCCAGTCTCGAGCAGCTGCTCGCCGACGGCCGGATGCGGCCGCACGAGCCCGCGTTCGATCCGAACCCCGGTGACTACGTGAGCTGGGACTACTGCCGCGGTTTCGCGGACGGCGTCACCGCCAACGAGAGCGCCTACTGA
- a CDS encoding anti-sigma-D factor RsdA, translating into MTDRDHRFSPGTDRELTAFERGLTSSEAEFAADLSAVQADDALLDALGGSDPKMADDLGDQELNALLLAWRRDIDSEPLAELVDVDTAVVTVKTAALARKHGGRRRLLVPVAAAAAVLAIAFAGTGLAAKDAQPGDTLWGLTKVLYADHARSVEAAAAAKLDLEKANLALAGGRLDDARKALDEAQAALSQVTDEENRDQLLEQHRQLSAQLQNPGQQPLPPDQQSPTQTPVATTPQPTPQPTAPPTSLPGGGNPGTSLPGTTTPTPTPPTTTSEPPPPTTSTTPPASGNDPGGSRNEPSPGAGAQAPGAAAETP; encoded by the coding sequence GTGACCGATCGCGACCATCGGTTCTCCCCTGGGACCGATCGTGAACTGACGGCCTTCGAAAGAGGGCTGACGTCCTCCGAGGCGGAGTTCGCCGCTGATCTTTCGGCTGTTCAGGCCGATGACGCGCTGCTCGACGCTCTCGGCGGCTCGGACCCGAAGATGGCCGACGACCTCGGCGATCAGGAGCTCAACGCGCTCCTGCTGGCCTGGCGGCGTGACATCGACAGCGAACCGCTCGCGGAGCTCGTCGACGTCGACACCGCCGTCGTCACCGTGAAGACGGCCGCGCTGGCCCGCAAACACGGGGGAAGACGTCGGCTGCTGGTCCCGGTGGCCGCCGCGGCGGCTGTCCTGGCCATCGCCTTCGCCGGTACCGGTCTCGCCGCGAAGGACGCGCAGCCTGGTGACACGCTCTGGGGCCTGACCAAGGTGCTTTACGCCGACCACGCCCGGTCGGTCGAGGCCGCTGCGGCGGCCAAACTCGATCTCGAGAAGGCCAACCTCGCGCTCGCCGGCGGTCGCCTCGACGACGCGCGCAAGGCGCTCGACGAGGCACAGGCCGCGCTGAGCCAGGTGACAGACGAAGAAAACCGCGATCAGCTGCTCGAACAGCATCGCCAGTTGAGCGCCCAGCTGCAGAATCCCGGCCAGCAGCCACTGCCGCCGGATCAGCAGTCGCCGACGCAGACCCCGGTCGCGACGACCCCGCAGCCCACTCCGCAGCCGACAGCTCCGCCGACGTCGCTGCCGGGAGGCGGCAACCCGGGGACGAGCCTGCCGGGCACCACGACTCCCACCCCGACTCCGCCGACCACGACGAGTGAGCCTCCGCCGCCCACCACGTCGACGACGCCGCCCGCCTCGGGCAACGACCCCGGTGGCTCGCGTAACGAGCCGTCGCCGGGTGCCGGAGCACAGGCACCGGGCGCCGCGGCCGAGACGCCGTAA
- a CDS encoding WhiB family transcriptional regulator, whose product MADTRRLPGPNADVWDWQLEGSCRGMDSASFFHPDGERGPARARREARAKAVCLACPVLAMCRTHALAVHEPYGIWGGLSESEREHIIKADKRTLSMSNG is encoded by the coding sequence ATGGCGGACACACGCAGGCTCCCGGGACCCAACGCCGATGTATGGGACTGGCAGCTCGAAGGGTCGTGCCGAGGCATGGACAGCGCGTCCTTCTTTCACCCTGACGGCGAACGCGGGCCCGCCAGAGCCCGCCGTGAGGCGAGGGCCAAAGCCGTGTGCCTGGCTTGCCCGGTGCTGGCCATGTGCCGGACCCACGCACTCGCCGTGCACGAGCCCTACGGGATCTGGGGCGGGCTGTCGGAGTCGGAACGCGAGCACATCATCAAGGCGGACAAGCGCACATTGAGCATGTCGAACGGCTGA
- a CDS encoding DUF3574 domain-containing protein produces MSFSLTTSRRTALAVFAAAALGLGGGVAASAVPTASAAPSTPDAVGLQASPGDLWKRTELYFGTTKPGGGELTDAEFTAFTDKVVTPRFPDGFTELTGRGQWRGSDGKISREKSKVIVVVYPFSDRDANREIEEIRTDYKKAFSQESVLRTDSVEKVSF; encoded by the coding sequence ATGTCTTTCTCGCTGACCACTTCACGGCGGACCGCGCTGGCCGTCTTCGCCGCCGCGGCGCTCGGCCTCGGCGGCGGGGTGGCGGCCTCGGCCGTCCCCACCGCTTCCGCGGCGCCTTCGACGCCTGATGCCGTGGGGCTCCAGGCATCGCCGGGTGACCTGTGGAAGCGCACCGAGCTGTACTTCGGCACGACGAAGCCGGGCGGCGGGGAGCTGACCGACGCCGAGTTCACCGCCTTCACCGACAAGGTCGTCACGCCGCGGTTCCCGGACGGGTTCACCGAGCTGACCGGGCGCGGGCAGTGGCGCGGCTCGGACGGGAAGATCTCGCGGGAGAAGTCGAAGGTGATCGTCGTCGTTTATCCCTTCAGCGACCGCGACGCGAACCGGGAGATCGAGGAGATCCGGACCGACTACAAGAAGGCGTTCTCGCAGGAATCCGTCCTCCGGACCGACTCCGTGGAGAAGGTCTCGTTCTGA
- a CDS encoding MerR family transcriptional regulator: MASVARRLGVAPSTLRTWDRRYGVGPSRHTNGRHRRYGSSDIGRLELMQRALLRGASTAEAAKYALEQMPRAAAESPETAVVQVEEQAASPPAEDHDVPSRLARRLSTAALAMDFGAVQRMLADTIRELGVLPAWTGVVSPVLTALGARWRGVSAGAEVEYLLAECVYAALVRATPVLREPRNQRPVLLTCVPDERDNMPMYALAAALAGRRIGAQLFGASLPAEVLAVTVRRSVPAAVVLWSGRPATADPRLFSRVSRGRQRSRLFACGPGWDPATLPDKIELLGELTTAADRIEHVLVGARR, encoded by the coding sequence GTGGCCTCCGTCGCACGCCGGCTCGGGGTCGCACCGTCCACCCTGCGAACCTGGGACCGGAGATACGGCGTAGGACCGAGCCGCCATACCAACGGCCGTCACCGCCGCTACGGCAGCTCCGACATCGGCCGTCTCGAACTGATGCAGCGCGCGTTGCTCCGCGGCGCCTCGACAGCCGAAGCGGCGAAGTACGCACTCGAGCAGATGCCCCGAGCGGCGGCGGAGAGCCCCGAAACCGCTGTGGTCCAAGTGGAGGAACAGGCGGCCTCGCCGCCGGCCGAGGATCACGACGTCCCGTCGCGTCTCGCCAGACGCTTGAGCACCGCCGCGCTCGCGATGGACTTCGGCGCGGTCCAGCGCATGCTCGCCGACACGATCCGCGAACTCGGTGTCCTGCCCGCCTGGACCGGCGTGGTGTCGCCGGTCCTGACCGCGCTCGGCGCCCGCTGGCGCGGGGTCAGCGCCGGTGCGGAGGTCGAGTACCTGCTCGCCGAATGCGTGTACGCCGCCCTCGTCCGCGCGACGCCGGTGCTCCGCGAGCCGCGCAACCAGCGACCGGTCCTGCTGACCTGCGTCCCGGACGAACGCGACAACATGCCGATGTACGCCCTCGCCGCGGCACTCGCCGGACGCCGGATCGGGGCGCAGCTGTTCGGCGCCTCCCTGCCGGCCGAGGTGCTCGCGGTGACCGTCCGCCGCAGCGTCCCCGCCGCGGTGGTCCTGTGGTCGGGCCGGCCCGCGACCGCGGACCCGCGCCTGTTCTCCAGGGTGTCCCGCGGCCGTCAACGCAGCAGGCTGTTCGCCTGCGGGCCCGGCTGGGATCCCGCGACCCTCCCGGACAAGATCGAACTGCTCGGCGAGCTGACGACGGCCGCCGACCGGATCGAGCACGTTCTTGTCGGTGCGAGGCGATAG
- a CDS encoding response regulator transcription factor, protein MTTVLICDDRRSVREGLTRVMSAVPGVSRIDCVAHGDELLARYSRQPVDVVLVGTQRAVPTGVEATRRLVSANPQANVIVFGAPDDAGSIAAAIAGGARGYLRWDASRPELVAALAHTLASTSVPAPRQPSDPGVQLTERELQVLRGMSQGKSNGQIGRELYLSEDTVKTHARRLFRKLGVRDRAQAVAHGFRRGLVS, encoded by the coding sequence GTGACGACGGTCTTGATCTGCGACGACCGACGCAGTGTCCGCGAAGGGCTCACTCGAGTGATGTCCGCGGTCCCAGGGGTCAGTCGCATCGACTGCGTAGCGCACGGTGACGAGCTGCTGGCCCGGTACTCCCGTCAGCCGGTCGACGTCGTGCTGGTCGGTACCCAGCGCGCTGTCCCGACTGGCGTCGAAGCCACCAGGCGGCTCGTCTCAGCGAACCCCCAAGCGAACGTGATCGTGTTCGGCGCCCCGGACGATGCGGGCAGCATCGCCGCCGCCATCGCCGGCGGAGCCCGCGGCTACCTGCGTTGGGACGCCTCGCGTCCCGAGCTGGTCGCCGCACTGGCGCACACCCTCGCCAGCACTTCGGTGCCGGCGCCGCGCCAGCCGTCCGACCCCGGTGTCCAGCTCACCGAGCGCGAGCTTCAGGTGCTCCGCGGAATGAGCCAGGGCAAGAGCAACGGACAGATCGGCCGCGAGCTGTATCTGTCCGAAGACACCGTGAAAACCCACGCGCGCCGCTTGTTCCGCAAGCTCGGCGTGCGAGACCGCGCTCAAGCGGTCGCCCACGGATTCCGCCGTGGACTCGTTTCCTGA
- a CDS encoding DinB family protein produces the protein MLGVVIDEFAKEYLHGDLKEIREAMLGKLDGLSEYDIRRPMTSTGTNLLGLVKHLAAWEARYFGEVFERPFPEAIPERGTDLWATEHETREEVISLYRRAWEHSDATIATLAVDSPGHVPWWPRPDVKLFNVLVHILTETNRHAGHADILREQLDGQVESPSRPGQDATFWADRRAEIERAAKAAPDRV, from the coding sequence ATGCTCGGAGTCGTGATCGACGAATTCGCGAAGGAATACCTGCACGGTGACCTGAAGGAGATCCGTGAGGCGATGCTCGGGAAGCTCGACGGGCTGTCCGAGTACGACATCCGGCGGCCCATGACCTCGACCGGAACCAACCTTCTCGGCCTGGTCAAGCACCTGGCGGCCTGGGAAGCCCGCTACTTCGGTGAGGTCTTCGAACGGCCGTTCCCCGAGGCCATCCCCGAGCGGGGTACCGACCTGTGGGCGACCGAGCACGAAACCCGCGAGGAGGTCATCAGTCTCTACCGGCGCGCCTGGGAGCACTCCGACGCGACCATCGCCACGCTCGCCGTCGACTCGCCCGGCCACGTGCCCTGGTGGCCGCGTCCCGACGTGAAGCTGTTCAACGTTCTTGTCCACATCCTCACCGAGACCAACAGGCACGCCGGACACGCCGACATCCTGCGGGAACAGCTGGACGGCCAAGTGGAAAGCCCGTCCCGGCCGGGACAGGACGCGACGTTCTGGGCGGACCGGCGCGCGGAAATCGAACGTGCGGCCAAGGCGGCGCCGGATCGCGTTTAG
- a CDS encoding GuaB3 family IMP dehydrogenase-related protein, whose translation MRDLVEIGMGRTARRAYDLDDVEIVPSRRTRSSSVVSTAWQIDAYRFELPLVTHPTDAIVSPGTAVAVGELGGLGVLNAEGLWARHPNVEDAIFRLVRAAEDTSDPTAIVRELQELHSAPIRLDLLTEAIKTVRESGVTVAARVSPQHAAELTPDLLAAGVEILVVQGTIISAEHVQRDAEPLDLKDFIGRLDVPVIAGGVSDYRTAMHLMRTGAAGVIVGHGASRGVTSTDSVLGIGTPMATAIVDAAAARRDYLDETGGRYVHVLADGGMSVSGDIAKAIACGADAVMLGAPLAAASEAPGQGLYWTSAAAHPSLPRSRVALGPDYAVDLKTLLFGPSSDAEGVVNLFGALRRAMAKTGYSDLKEFQRVGLTVRR comes from the coding sequence GTGCGGGATCTGGTCGAGATCGGCATGGGCCGCACCGCGCGGCGGGCGTATGACCTCGATGACGTGGAGATCGTGCCGTCGCGGCGCACCCGGTCGTCTTCGGTCGTGTCCACCGCCTGGCAGATCGACGCGTACCGGTTCGAGTTGCCGCTGGTCACGCACCCCACCGACGCGATCGTGTCGCCGGGGACCGCGGTGGCCGTCGGCGAGCTCGGCGGGTTGGGCGTCCTCAACGCCGAAGGGCTCTGGGCGCGGCACCCGAACGTCGAGGACGCGATCTTCCGCCTCGTCCGGGCGGCCGAGGACACTTCGGACCCGACCGCGATCGTGCGTGAGCTGCAGGAACTGCACTCCGCCCCGATCCGGCTGGACCTGCTGACCGAGGCGATCAAGACGGTCCGCGAATCCGGTGTCACGGTGGCCGCGCGGGTCAGCCCGCAGCACGCCGCCGAGCTCACGCCGGACCTGCTGGCGGCGGGCGTCGAGATCCTGGTCGTGCAGGGCACGATCATCTCGGCCGAGCACGTCCAGCGCGACGCCGAGCCGCTGGACCTGAAGGACTTCATCGGACGTCTCGACGTCCCGGTGATCGCGGGCGGCGTCAGCGACTACCGCACCGCGATGCACCTGATGCGCACCGGCGCGGCCGGCGTGATCGTCGGTCACGGTGCCAGCCGCGGCGTGACGAGCACCGATAGCGTGCTCGGGATCGGGACGCCGATGGCGACCGCGATCGTCGACGCCGCCGCCGCGCGCCGCGACTACCTCGACGAGACCGGCGGCCGGTACGTGCACGTGCTCGCCGACGGCGGCATGAGCGTTTCCGGCGACATCGCCAAGGCGATCGCCTGCGGTGCCGACGCGGTCATGCTGGGTGCGCCGCTGGCCGCCGCCTCCGAGGCGCCGGGGCAGGGGCTCTACTGGACGTCCGCGGCCGCGCACCCGTCCCTGCCGCGTTCTCGCGTGGCCTTGGGCCCGGACTACGCCGTCGACCTCAAGACGCTCCTCTTCGGGCCGTCCTCGGACGCTGAGGGCGTCGTAAACCTCTTCGGAGCGCTTCGCCGCGCGATGGCGAAGACGGGCTACTCGGACCTGAAGGAGTTTCAGCGCGTCGGTCTGACCGTGCGCCGCTGA
- a CDS encoding sigma-70 family RNA polymerase sigma factor has product MANVGDGLDEPVAAAVEGDPQAVERLLAAIRPLVVRYCRARVGRQERSFASADDVAQEVCLAVLTALPSYRDQGRPFLAFVYGIAQHKVADAHRAAARNRAEPVAEVPDEIEGGVGPEQRALQGELNERMSQLLRVLPDKQREIVVLRVVVGLSAEETAEAVGSTPGAVRVAQHRALARLRKVLAAEEVI; this is encoded by the coding sequence ATGGCCAATGTGGGGGACGGACTGGATGAGCCGGTCGCCGCTGCTGTTGAGGGTGATCCTCAAGCGGTCGAGCGGTTGCTGGCGGCCATCCGTCCTTTGGTAGTGCGGTACTGCCGCGCTCGGGTTGGCAGGCAGGAGCGTTCGTTCGCTTCCGCAGACGACGTTGCTCAGGAGGTGTGTCTCGCGGTGCTCACGGCATTGCCTTCGTACCGTGATCAGGGCCGCCCGTTCCTGGCCTTCGTCTACGGGATCGCCCAGCACAAGGTGGCCGACGCGCATCGCGCCGCGGCCCGTAACCGGGCTGAACCGGTCGCGGAAGTCCCCGATGAGATCGAGGGCGGCGTCGGTCCCGAGCAGCGTGCCCTCCAAGGCGAGCTGAACGAGCGTATGTCGCAGCTGCTCCGTGTACTTCCCGACAAACAGCGCGAGATCGTCGTCTTGCGTGTCGTCGTCGGACTGTCCGCCGAAGAGACGGCCGAAGCCGTGGGGTCCACCCCCGGCGCCGTCCGGGTGGCCCAGCATCGCGCCCTGGCGCGCCTACGTAAGGTTCTGGCCGCTGAGGAGGTGATCTGA
- a CDS encoding maleylpyruvate isomerase N-terminal domain-containing protein — translation MTASERAHVLLDRVRALHDEWALVARGLGEDAVHAPSALPGWTRAHLLSHVARNADGLGNLLTWAKTGVETPMYDTATARDEGIEAGADRSAAVIVADVVDSGERFAELAASMPDEAWAGEARDRLGNRLTGEGVLLKRLSETSIHLVDLDSGYDFDRVSGLLGREFEVVVSGAIAWYGDGLPAVLLVAVDGDGTRHEWRMGTGDPAKVTGAPGDVLAWITGRSDGSTLDGEVPPLPHWL, via the coding sequence GTGACCGCCTCAGAACGCGCCCACGTCCTGCTCGATCGCGTCCGCGCCTTGCATGACGAGTGGGCGCTCGTGGCCCGCGGCCTCGGCGAAGACGCCGTGCACGCCCCCAGCGCGTTGCCCGGCTGGACGAGGGCGCATCTGCTCTCGCACGTCGCGCGCAACGCCGACGGTCTCGGCAACCTCTTGACCTGGGCGAAGACCGGCGTCGAGACGCCGATGTACGACACGGCCACGGCTCGCGACGAGGGCATCGAGGCCGGAGCCGACCGCTCCGCCGCGGTGATCGTCGCCGACGTCGTGGACTCCGGTGAGCGGTTCGCGGAGCTGGCCGCGTCCATGCCGGACGAGGCGTGGGCCGGTGAGGCCCGTGATCGGCTGGGCAATCGCCTCACCGGTGAGGGAGTGCTGCTCAAACGGCTGTCCGAAACCTCGATCCACCTCGTCGACCTGGACTCCGGTTACGACTTCGACCGGGTCTCCGGGCTGCTCGGCCGGGAGTTCGAGGTGGTGGTGAGCGGCGCGATCGCCTGGTACGGCGACGGATTGCCCGCGGTCCTCCTGGTCGCCGTCGACGGCGACGGGACGCGGCACGAATGGCGGATGGGCACCGGCGATCCGGCCAAGGTGACCGGCGCGCCCGGTGACGTCCTCGCCTGGATCACCGGCCGCTCCGATGGGTCCACTTTGGACGGCGAAGTGCCGCCGCTGCCGCATTGGCTCTGA
- the guaB gene encoding IMP dehydrogenase, translated as MTSDSVTAPVPSKFAMLGLTFDDVLLLPAESDVVPSAVSTRTRLSRNVTLNIPLVSAAMDTVTEGRMAIAMARQGGMGVLQRNLPIDDQASAVEVVKRSEAGMVTDPVTCSPEDTLAEVDALCARFRISGVPVTDAAGTLVGIITNRDMRFEVDYTRAVHEVMTKLPLVTAQVGVTAEAALGLLRRHKIEKLPIVDGAGKLRGLITVKDFVKTEQYPNASKDTNGRLIVGAAVGVGPDGHKRAMALADAGVDVLMVDTAHGHSRAVVETVALLKKELGDTVDIVGGNVATRAGAQALVDAGADGIKVGVGPGSICTTRIVAGVGVPQISAIYEADQAARPAGIPVIGDGGIQYSGDIAKAIASGASTVMLGSLLAGTAESPGDLILVNGKQFKTYRGMGSLGAMQSRGQAKSYSKDRYAQDDVLSEDKLVPEGIEGRIPFRGPLANVVHQLVGGLRSGMGYAGASTIPELQEAQLVRITAAGLKESHPHDITMTVEAPNYTTR; from the coding sequence ATGACCAGCGACAGCGTCACCGCCCCCGTCCCGAGCAAGTTCGCCATGCTCGGGCTGACCTTCGACGACGTGCTGCTGCTGCCGGCCGAGTCCGACGTGGTGCCCAGTGCGGTCAGCACCCGCACCCGGCTCTCCCGCAACGTCACCCTGAACATCCCGCTGGTCTCCGCCGCCATGGACACGGTCACCGAAGGCCGCATGGCGATCGCCATGGCGCGCCAGGGCGGGATGGGCGTGCTGCAGCGCAACCTGCCGATCGACGACCAGGCGTCCGCCGTAGAGGTCGTGAAGCGTTCGGAAGCCGGCATGGTGACCGACCCGGTCACGTGCTCGCCTGAAGACACCCTCGCCGAGGTCGATGCGCTCTGCGCGCGGTTCCGGATCTCCGGTGTGCCGGTGACGGACGCCGCCGGGACGCTCGTGGGCATCATCACCAACCGCGACATGCGGTTCGAGGTCGACTACACCCGTGCGGTGCACGAGGTGATGACGAAGCTGCCGCTGGTCACCGCGCAGGTCGGCGTCACCGCGGAAGCCGCGCTCGGGCTGCTGCGCCGTCACAAGATCGAGAAGCTGCCGATCGTCGACGGCGCCGGCAAGCTGCGCGGGCTGATCACGGTCAAGGACTTCGTGAAGACCGAGCAGTACCCCAACGCCTCCAAGGACACCAACGGCCGCCTGATCGTCGGTGCCGCCGTCGGCGTCGGCCCGGACGGGCACAAGCGCGCGATGGCGCTGGCCGACGCCGGGGTCGACGTGCTGATGGTCGACACCGCGCACGGGCACTCCCGCGCCGTCGTCGAGACCGTCGCGCTGCTGAAGAAGGAACTGGGCGACACCGTCGACATCGTCGGCGGCAACGTCGCGACGCGGGCGGGCGCGCAGGCGCTGGTGGACGCGGGCGCGGACGGGATCAAGGTCGGCGTCGGCCCGGGTTCCATCTGCACCACCCGGATCGTCGCCGGGGTCGGTGTGCCGCAGATCTCCGCGATCTACGAGGCCGACCAGGCCGCTCGCCCGGCCGGGATCCCGGTGATCGGCGACGGCGGCATCCAGTACTCGGGCGACATCGCGAAGGCGATCGCGTCCGGCGCGTCCACCGTGATGCTCGGCAGCCTGCTCGCGGGCACCGCCGAATCGCCCGGTGACCTGATCCTGGTCAACGGCAAGCAGTTCAAGACCTACCGCGGCATGGGCTCGCTGGGCGCCATGCAGTCGCGCGGCCAGGCGAAGTCCTACTCGAAGGACCGCTACGCGCAGGACGACGTGCTGAGCGAGGACAAGCTGGTCCCCGAGGGCATCGAGGGACGGATCCCGTTCCGCGGGCCGCTCGCGAACGTCGTCCACCAGCTGGTGGGCGGGCTGCGGTCGGGGATGGGCTACGCGGGTGCGTCGACGATCCCCGAGCTGCAGGAGGCGCAGCTGGTGCGGATCACCGCGGCCGGACTCAAGGAGAGCCACCCGCACGACATCACGATGACCGTCGAGGCGCCGAACTACACCACCCGGTAG